TATAAAAAACGGATGTTATTGCTTAAACGTAATAACTTTAATCAAAAATCATCGTGTAACTCGTAATTTTCCAATGAGTTTATTAACTTGATGTTAAGTGGGTCGTGGAGATGAAAAAGGAGTTAAAAGAGTTGAAAGGTGTTTAAGGGGTTTTTTTTGATTGGGAACATTATAAATTAAGTTTTTATATTACTTTCATCAATCTAATTTTAAGTTATTTTAATTAAGAAATTTATCCTGTGAGTTAGGTAGGTATTGGAGAGTGTTTAATTGGATAATTTATTAAAGAAATTAGGATGGAATGCTTTTTTTGGGGAACATTTTAGGGAGTATGTGGGATTATATGAACCCGCGAGGGTCTCAACTGTGTTCAAAAATGGTTATAAGGTGTACACTAAAGATGGAGAGGTTCGTGCTAGAATTGTAGGTAACCTACATCAAAAGGGAGATCTTCCCGCCGTAGGTGATTGGGTAGTTGTATCTAAAGAGAATATTGGTTCTGCTACCATACATGCCATTCTACCTCGAAAAAGCAAGTTTTCTCGCAAAGAAGCAGGAAAGGTAACGGAAGAACAGGTGATAGTCTCCAATATTGATACAATTTTTATCGTTACCTCACTTAACCGGGACTTTAACCTAAGAAGGATAGAGAGATACCTGGCCATTGCCAAAGAAAGCAAAACAGAGCCTGTAGTGATCCTAAGTAAATCGGATCTTTCTAGGGATGTTGATGAGAAAATAAATGAGGTTCTGGAGATAGCACCGGAGATAGATGTGGTTGCTATTAGTGCAACCCGTAATAAGGGCATAGAACAATTATCACCTTACCTTAAAGATGGTAAAACCGTTGCATTACTGGGATCATCCGGTGTGGGGAAATCTACACTCATCAATGCCATTGAAGGCTACAAAAGACAAAATATTGGTGAAATACGGGAAAAAGATA
Above is a genomic segment from Methanobacterium sp. containing:
- the rsgA gene encoding ribosome small subunit-dependent GTPase A translates to MYTKDGEVRARIVGNLHQKGDLPAVGDWVVVSKENIGSATIHAILPRKSKFSRKEAGKVTEEQVIVSNIDTIFIVTSLNRDFNLRRIERYLAIAKESKTEPVVILSKSDLSRDVDEKINEVLEIAPEIDVVAISATRNKGIEQLSPYLKDGKTVALLGSSGVGKSTLINAIEGYKRQNIGEIREKDSRGRHVTTERELIMLEKGGLIIDNPGMRELQLWDAGEGMLDLFSDIIELEIQCKFSDCLHESEPGCAVKRAISDKSLSEKRLESFRKLQREMRAVERKKNPQLAGKKRWKEIAKMTKEIKNVKKR